In the genome of Triticum urartu cultivar G1812 chromosome 5, Tu2.1, whole genome shotgun sequence, one region contains:
- the LOC125510800 gene encoding dihydroceramide fatty acyl 2-hydroxylase FAH1-like encodes MVVKEFTVDLNQPLVFQVGHLEEHYQEWVHQPIVSKEGPRFFTNDTMEFLTRTKWWAVPVIWLPVVCWLFAKSIRMGHTIQEVILMALFGVFVWTFIEYALHRFLFHIETKSYWSNTAHYLIHGCHHKHPMDSLRLVFPPAGAAIICVPFWNVVAFFASPSTTPALFAGGLLGYVMYDCTHYYLHHGQPSKDPAKHLKRYHLSHHFRIQDKGFGITSSLWDAVFGTLPSSNIVAKLS; translated from the exons ATGGTTGTCAAGGAGTTCACCGTTGATCTCAACCAGCCTCTTGTTTTCCAG GTTGGCCATCTCGAGGAACATTACCAGGAATGGGTTCACCAGCCTATCGTCAGCAAAGAAGGTCCGCGCTTTTTCACAAATGATACCATGGAG TTCTTGACACGCACAAAGTGGTGGGCTGTGCCAGTCATATGGCTACCTGTCGTCTGCTGGCTGTTTGCCAAGTCGATTCGGATGGGTCACACCATTCAGGAAGTAATCCTGATGGCCCTATTTGGAGTGTTTGTTTGGACGTTCATTGAGTACGCTTTGCACCGCTTCCTTTTCCACATCGAGACGAAAAGCTATTG GTCGAACACCGCACACTACCTTATCCATGGATGCCACCATAAGCATCCTATGGACTCACTCAGGCTCGTATTCCCTCCTGCTGGGGCAGCGATCATATGTGTGCCG TTCTGGAATGTTGTGGCATTCTTCGCCAGTCCATCTACCACTCCTGCGCTGTTCGCCGGTGGCCTGCTGGGGTACGTGATGTATGACTGCACGCACTACTACCTGCACCATGGACAGCCATCCAAAGATCCAGCGAAGCATCTCAAG CGGTACCACCTCAGCCACCATTTCAGAATCCAGGACAAGGGCTTCGGCATCACCTCGTCGCTCTGGGACGCCGTTTTTGGGACGCTGCCTTCATCCAATATCGTTGCGAAGCTCAGCTGA
- the LOC125510798 gene encoding tubulin beta-4 chain, translating to MREILHIQGGQCGNQIGAKFWEVICDEHGIDGTGRYAGDSDLQLERINVYYNEASGGRFVPRAVLMDLEPGTMDSVRSGPFGQIFRPDNFVFGQSGAGNNWAKGHYTEGAELIDSVLDVVRKEAENCDCLQGFQVCHSLGGGTGSGMGTLLISKIREEYPDRMMLTFSVFPSPKVSDTVVEPYNATLSVHQLVENADECMVLDNEALYDICFRTLKLATPSFGDLNHLISATMSGVTCCLRFPGQLNSDLRKLAVNLIPFPRLHFFMVGFAPLTSRGSQMYRALTVPELTQQMWDAKNMMCAADPRHGRYLTASACFRGKMSTKEVDEQMLNVQNKNSSYFVEWIPNNVKSSVCDMPPRGLKMAGTFVGNSTSIQEMFRRVSEQFTAMFRRKAFLHWYTGEGMDEMEFTEAESNMNDLVAEYQQYQDATAEEEYDEEEEEERDAE from the exons ATGAGGGAGATCCTGCACATCCAGGGCGGGCAGTGCGGGAACCAGATCGGGGCCAAGTTCTGGGAGGTGATCTGCGACGAGCACGGGATCGACGGGACGGGGCGGTACGCGGGGGACTCGGACCTGCAGCTGGAGCGGATCAACGTCTACTACAACGAGGCGAGCGGGGGACGGTTCGTGCCCCGCGCCGTGCTCATGGACCTCGAGCCCGGCACCATGGACTCGGTGCGCTCCGGCCCCTTCGGCCAGATCTTCCGCCCCGACAACTTCGTCTTCGGCCAGTCCGGCGCCGGCAACAACTGGGCCAAGGGCCACTACACCGAGGGCGCCGAGCTCATCGACTCCGTCCTCGACGTCGTCCGCAAGGAGGCCGAGAACTGCGACTGCCTCCAGG GATTCCAAGTTTGCCATTCTTTGGGTGGAGGCACTGGATCTGGGATGGGAACCCTTCTTATTTCTAAGATTAGGGAGGAGTACCCTGACCGAATGATGCTGACCTTCTCTGTCTTCCCGTCACCAAAGGTCTCAGACACCGTTGTTGAGCCATACAATGCTACACTTTCCGTTCACCAACTCGTTGAGAACGCTGATGAGTGTATGGTGCTTGACAATGAAGCTTTATACGACATATGCTTCCGCACGCTAAAGCTTGCCACCCCTTCCT TTGGTGACCTGAACCATCTTATCTCTGCTACCATGAGCGGTGTCACATGCTGCCTGAGGTTCCCTGGACAACTCAACTCTGATCTCCGCAAGCTTGCTGTTAATCTCATTCCATTCCCACGTCTCCACTTCTTCATGGTTGGCTTTGCACCGCTGACGTCGCGTGGGTCGCAAATGTACCGTGCTCTCACCGTTCCTGAGCTGACTCAGCAAATGTGGGATGCCAAGAACATGATGTGCGCCGCAGACCCCCGCCATGGCCGCTACCTCACCGCCTCCGCCTGCTTCCGAGGGAAGATGAGCACCAAGGAGGTGGACGAGCAGATGCTCAACGTCCAGAACAAGAACTCGTCGTACTTCGTTGAGTGGATCCCCAACAACGTCAAGTCAAGCGTGTGCGACATGCCGCCCAGGGGCCTGAAGATGGCGGGCACCTTTGTCGGCAACTCCACGTCCATCCAGGAGATGTTCCGCAGGGTGAGCGAGCAGTTCACGGCCATGTTCAGGAGGAAGGCCTTCTTGCACTGGTACACGGGCGAGGGCATGGACGAGATGGAGTTCACCGAGGCCGAGAGCAACATGAACGACCTCGTCGCAGAGTACCAGCAGTACCAGGACGCGACCGCTGAGGAGGAgtacgacgaggaggaggaagaggagcgCGACGCGGAGTAG
- the LOC125510797 gene encoding inosine-5'-monophosphate dehydrogenase produces MAADDGFSAARLFSQGVSYTYDDVIFLPGFIDFPADAVDLSTRLSRRVPLSIPCVASPMDTVSEAAMAAAMASLGGVAVVHSNTEPRAQASIVRAAKSRRLPFVSSVPIFSPASAPTLNDFAGHEYALVTEQGDSLSRLVGVAVAADAASPEAPAPVSEYMRPAPRSASASFDFEQAAALLADEGLDYAPLVSEEGEVIDLITSKDVERIRSYPKLGKPSLGADGKFVVAASIGTREDDKRRLEQLIQAGANAIVIDSSQGNSTYQLDMIKYAKKTFPEVDLIGGNVVTIGQTQNLIAAGVDGLRVGMGSGSICTTQEVCAVGRGQATAVYKVASYAKDHNVPVIADGGISYSGHIVKALSLGASTVMMGSFLAGSHEAPGAYEYKDGHRVKKYRGMGSLEAMTKGSDARYLGDTLKLKVAQGVVGAVADKGSVLRFIPYTMQAVKQGFQDLGASSLQSAHDLLRAETLRLEVRTGAAQVEGGIHGLVSYEKKSF; encoded by the exons ATGGCGGCCGACGATGGATTCTCGGCGGCGCGCCTCTTCTCGCAGGGCGTGTCCTACACCTACGACGACGTGATCTTCCTGCCGGGCTTCATCGACTTCCCCGCCGACGCCGTCGACCTCTCCACCCGCCTCTCCCGCCGCGTGCCGCTCTCCATCCCCTGCGTCGCCTCCCCCATGGACACCGTCTCCGaggccgccatggccgccgcgATGGCCTCCCTCGGCGGCGTCGCCGTCGTCCACTCCAACACCGAGCCCCGCGCCCAGGCCTCCATCGTCCGCGCCGCCAAGTCCCGCCGCCTCCCCTTCGTCTCCTCCGTCCCCATCTTCTCCCCGGCCTCCGCCCCGACGCTCAACGACTTCGCGGGCCACGAGTACGCCCTCGTCACCGAGCAAGGGGACTCGCTCTCCAGGCTCGTCGGCGTCGCGGTGGCCGCCGATGCCGCCTCGCCCGAGGCCCCTGCCCCTGTATCCGAGTACATGCGCCCCGCCCCGCGCTCGGCCTCCGCCTCCTTTGACTTCGAGCAGGCGGCGGCCCTCCTCGCCGACGAGGGCTTGGACTACGCCCCTCTCGTGTCCGAGGAGGGTGAGGTAATCGATCTCATCACCTCCAAGGACGTCGAGCGCATTCGGAGCTATCCGAAGCTAGGCAAGCCATCTCTTGGGGCAGACGGGAAGTTCGTAGTTGCAGCCTCTATTGGAACCCGTGAGGACGACAAGCGAAGGCTAGAGCAGCTAATTCAGGCAGGGGCCAATGCTATTGTCATTGATAGCTCGCAGGGGAACTCCACCTACCAGCTTGATATGATAAAGTATGCCAAGAAGACGTTTCCGGAGGTGGATTTGATTGGAGGCAATGTGGTGACAATTGGTCAGACACAGAATTTGATTGCTGCTGGAGTGGATGGCCTGCGTGTTGGAATGGGCTCTGGTTCAATTTGCACTACCCAGGAGGTTTGTGCTGTTGGTAGAGGACAG GCCACTGCTGTTTACAAGGTTGCATCATATGCCAAGGATCACAATGTGCCAGTTATAGCTGATGGTGGTATTTCATACTCTGGCCATATTGTGAAGGCTTTGTCACTGGGGGCATCAACTGTTATGATGGGCAGTTTCTTGGCTGGCAGCCATGAGGCTCCTGGGGCCTATGAATACAAG GACGGCCACCGAGTAAAAAAATACAGAGGTATGGGCTCCCTCGAAGCCATGACAAAGGGGAGCGATGCAAGGTATCTTGGTGATACTCTGAAGCTTAAAGTTGCCCAGGGAGTTGTTGGAGCGGTAGCTGACAAAGGTTCTGTTCTGAGGTTTATTCCGTATACAATGCAAGCTGTTAAGCAAGGATTCCAAGATCTTGGTGCATCCTCTTTGCAGTCAGCTCATGATCTTTTACGAGCGGAGACTCTTAGATTAGAG GTGAGGACCGGCGCCGCTCAAGTGGAGGGAGGGATCCACGGGCTGGTGTCGTACGAGAAGAAATCATTCTAG
- the LOC125510799 gene encoding alpha N-terminal protein methyltransferase 1 has product MDSRGFDSTGREFSSATEMWAQEIGATASASASEVPPGAAAAAPSNGDAGEEAGGEGKREEWYSKGIAYWQGVEASTEGVLGGYGCVNDADVKGSAAFLRPLLTERFGAAKRHLVALDCGSGIGRVTKNFLIKHFNEVDLVEPVAHFLEAARENLSSCMDVEQDTHKAANFYCTPLQDFTPEEGRYDVIWIQWCIGQLTDDDFISFFNRAKVGLKPDGFFVLKENIAKNGFVLDKEDNSVTRSDAYFRELFNKCGLYIHSIKNQKELPEELFAVRMYALVTSQPKVTKNGKRGRPKNSPRIIRS; this is encoded by the exons ATGGACTCCCGGGGCTTCGATTCCACGGGCCGCGAGTTTTCCAGCGCCACGGAGATGTGGGCCCAGGAGATCGGCGCcaccgcctccgcctcggcctccGAAGTCCCTccgggcgccgccgccgccgctccaaGCAATGGggacgccggcgaggaggcgggcgGAGAAGGGAAGCGCGAGGAGTGGTACTCCAAAGGAATCGCCTACTGGCAG GGCGTGGAGGCGTCGACCGAGGGCGTCCTGGGAGGGTACGGGTGCGTCAACGACGCCGACGTCAAGGGCAGCGCCGCCTTCCTCCGCCCTCTCCTCACCGAGCGATTCGGCGCCGCGAAGCGCCATCTTGTCGCGCTTG ATTGTGGCTCGGGCATCGGGCGGGTTACAAAGAATTTTCTTATCAAGCATTTCAATGAG GTTGATCTCGTTGAGCCAGTAGCCCATTTTCTAGAAGCGGCACGGGAAAATCTTAGTAGCTGTATGGATGTAGAGCAGGATACGCATAAGGCTGCAAACTTTTATTGTACACCTCTTCAG GACTTCACTCCTGAGGAAGGAAGATATGATGTGATATGGATCCAGTGGTGCATAGGGCAACTTACTGATGAtgattttatttcattttttaaCCGCGCAAAG GTTGGGCTCAAACCAGATGGTTTTTTTGTTCTGAAAGAGAACATTGCAAAAAATG GATTTGTTTTAGACAAGGAGGATAACAGTGTCACTAGGTCTGATGCATATTTCAGGGAGCTATTTAACAAGTGTGGATTGTATATCCACAGCATCAAG AACCAAAAGGAGCTACCAGAGGAACTATTTGCTGTCAGAATGTACGCATTGGTGACCAGCCAGCCAAAGGTCACAAAAAATGGCAAGAGAGGGCGGCCTAAAAATTCACCCCGTATAATCCGCTCTTGA